In a single window of the Cupriavidus sp. P-10 genome:
- a CDS encoding MdtA/MuxA family multidrug efflux RND transporter periplasmic adaptor subunit produces MSNPEQGQPNPSPSSRPPLPPGGTPPRRNRRRLYAGLLVLLLAGGGWYWYAHRGDAPKGTAGGPGGASGPGAGGPGGPGGPGGPGGPGGRAGMPRSPVVVATVAQRDMDVVLNGLGNVTPVSNVTVRAQVSGPLLKVLFKEGQMVKAGDVLAEIDPRPFQAALDQAVGQLARDQALLQNAKLDQQRYRTLLGQDSISKQQVDTQDALVRQYEGVVKTDQGNVANSRLQLGYTRIVAPVSGRIGLRQVDPGNIVNTSDTNGIALITQIQPIAVMYTIPEDNLPSVLRKLNAGEKLPVQAWDRQVRNQLGEGTLLTTDNQIDTTTGTVKLKAVFPNEDGMLFPNQFVNVRTRVDTLKDATVIPVAAIQRGQQGTFVYTVDDANKVKVQVVTLGPGDGSRNAVLKGLEPGQRVVVDGADRLKEGMTVETVDPAARAAATVPASQPRGRGRRNRDGAGGGGASGAHGDASAAAAAGASGVAGEHRRHREGGASAPSAEGPRRQQQQQ; encoded by the coding sequence ATGTCCAACCCCGAACAAGGCCAACCTAACCCCTCCCCGTCTTCCCGTCCGCCCCTGCCGCCCGGCGGTACCCCGCCCCGCAGGAACCGGCGCCGGCTGTATGCCGGGCTGCTGGTGCTGCTGCTGGCCGGGGGCGGCTGGTACTGGTATGCCCACCGCGGCGACGCGCCCAAAGGCACCGCAGGCGGCCCGGGCGGCGCCAGCGGGCCTGGTGCAGGAGGTCCTGGCGGTCCCGGTGGCCCTGGTGGCCCTGGTGGCCCCGGCGGACGCGCCGGCATGCCGCGCTCGCCGGTGGTGGTCGCCACGGTGGCCCAGCGCGACATGGACGTGGTCCTGAACGGACTGGGCAACGTGACCCCGGTTTCGAACGTGACCGTGCGCGCGCAGGTTTCCGGCCCGCTGCTGAAGGTGCTGTTCAAGGAAGGCCAGATGGTCAAGGCCGGCGACGTGCTGGCCGAGATCGACCCGCGCCCGTTCCAGGCCGCGCTGGACCAGGCCGTGGGCCAGCTGGCGCGCGACCAGGCGCTGCTGCAGAACGCGAAGCTGGACCAGCAGCGCTACCGCACCCTGCTGGGCCAGGATTCGATCTCCAAGCAGCAGGTCGATACCCAGGACGCGCTGGTGCGCCAGTACGAGGGCGTGGTCAAGACCGATCAGGGCAACGTCGCCAACTCGCGCCTGCAGCTGGGCTACACCAGGATCGTGGCGCCGGTGTCGGGCCGCATCGGCCTGCGCCAGGTCGATCCGGGCAACATCGTCAACACCAGCGACACCAACGGCATCGCGCTGATCACGCAGATCCAGCCGATCGCCGTGATGTACACCATCCCCGAGGACAACCTGCCGTCGGTGCTGAGGAAGCTCAATGCCGGCGAAAAGCTGCCGGTGCAGGCCTGGGACCGCCAGGTGCGCAACCAGCTGGGCGAAGGCACGCTGCTGACCACCGACAACCAGATCGACACCACCACCGGCACGGTCAAGCTCAAGGCGGTCTTCCCCAATGAAGACGGCATGCTGTTCCCGAACCAGTTCGTCAACGTGCGCACGCGCGTCGACACGCTCAAGGACGCCACCGTGATCCCGGTGGCGGCGATCCAGCGCGGCCAGCAGGGTACGTTCGTCTACACCGTGGACGACGCCAACAAGGTCAAGGTGCAGGTCGTCACCCTCGGGCCCGGCGACGGCAGCCGCAATGCGGTCCTCAAGGGCCTGGAGCCCGGCCAGCGCGTGGTGGTGGATGGCGCCGACCGGCTCAAGGAAGGCATGACGGTCGAGACGGTCGACCCGGCCGCGCGCGCCGCGGCCACGGTGCCGGCGAGCCAGCCGCGTGGGCGCGGCCGGCGCAACCGCGATGGCGCCGGCGGGGGTGGCGCCAGCGGTGCGCATGGCGACGCCAGCGCTGCGGCAGCGGCTGGCGCATCTGGCGTGGCAGGCGAGCATCGCCGCCATCGCGAAGGCGGCGCCAGCGCGCCCAGTGCGGAAGGCCCGCGCCGCCAGCAGCAGCAGCAGTAA
- a CDS encoding response regulator — MRTNQPTQILVVDDDPELRDLLREYLTQQGFAVSVLHDGDGLQARLERERPALIVLDLMMPKVDGLTALRNLRAKNDDIPVILLTARSDEIDRIVGLEIGADDYLGKPFSPRELLARINAVLRRKLARPAAAPEDRESVAFGPFRVNFRQRTLTRAGQTLSISDTEFALLKLLLMHPLEVLSRERIVELMYGSASGISDRGIDVQIWRLRRLLDEDAQRPRYIQTVRGRGYTFVPDEAEEIPAELSD; from the coding sequence ATGCGAACGAACCAGCCTACCCAGATCCTCGTCGTCGACGACGATCCCGAACTTCGCGACCTGCTGCGCGAGTATCTGACCCAGCAGGGCTTTGCCGTCTCGGTACTGCACGACGGCGACGGCCTGCAGGCGCGCCTGGAGCGCGAACGGCCCGCGCTGATCGTGCTCGACCTGATGATGCCCAAGGTCGACGGCCTGACCGCGCTGCGCAACCTGCGCGCCAAGAACGACGACATCCCGGTGATCCTGCTCACCGCCCGCAGCGACGAGATCGACCGCATCGTCGGCCTGGAGATCGGCGCCGACGACTATCTCGGCAAGCCCTTCTCGCCGCGCGAGCTGCTGGCGCGCATCAACGCGGTGCTGCGCCGCAAGCTGGCCCGCCCGGCCGCGGCGCCCGAGGACCGCGAATCGGTCGCCTTCGGCCCGTTCCGCGTCAATTTCCGCCAGCGCACGCTGACCCGCGCCGGCCAGACGCTGTCGATCAGCGACACCGAATTCGCGCTGCTCAAGCTGCTGCTGATGCATCCGCTCGAAGTGCTGTCGCGCGAGCGCATCGTCGAGCTGATGTACGGCAGCGCCAGCGGCATCAGCGACCGCGGCATCGACGTGCAGATCTGGCGCCTGCGCCGGCTGCTGGATGAAGACGCGCAGCGGCCACGCTATATCCAGACCGTGCGCGGCCGCGGCTACACCTTCGTGCCCGACGAAGCGGAAGAAATTCCCGCCGAGCTTTCCGACTAA
- a CDS encoding ATP-binding protein, with product MKLRRIDTLFGRIALLIAAVLVISHFSWLAILRMDRRQQQVDYSVEQMLFQLDSIERALDARPPAKLPSLVETADTASADEHATAPKGGRSRRLVEQFISRLPQGTEIRLEDETTPRIWIKLPSRDDWIAMPILWVHNPPPDNRLVPGVMLVVGVAIIFALLIAWQLQRPVRDMANAAELLSRQREVPPLRERGPRELRQLIERFNRMVADLARIDQERNTMLAGIAHDLKTPLARLRLRAEMMSDPKAAAGVTRDVDSMQAIVEQFLSFAQTSESTARPVPVDRRVNELAASLAEQERQVVLSLGAGDGFRMIATQLDRIIGNLVDNAYAYGKPPVCIATTRTADGYVLVVEDQGAGIPEEDKERVTLPFVRLDPARGGNAHSGLGLAIVDRLVRQAGGKLNLVNADGGGFRVEMVFGVVA from the coding sequence ATGAAGTTGCGACGTATCGACACCCTGTTCGGCCGCATTGCCTTGCTGATCGCGGCCGTGCTCGTGATCAGCCACTTCTCGTGGCTGGCCATCCTGCGCATGGACCGGCGCCAGCAGCAGGTCGACTATTCCGTGGAGCAGATGCTGTTCCAGCTCGACAGCATCGAGCGCGCGCTCGATGCGCGCCCGCCGGCGAAGCTGCCCAGCCTGGTGGAGACCGCCGATACCGCCAGCGCCGACGAGCACGCCACCGCGCCCAAGGGCGGCCGCTCGCGCCGCCTGGTCGAACAGTTCATCTCGCGGTTGCCGCAGGGTACGGAGATCCGGCTGGAAGACGAGACCACGCCGCGCATCTGGATCAAGCTGCCCAGCCGCGACGACTGGATCGCCATGCCGATCCTCTGGGTCCACAATCCGCCGCCCGATAACCGCCTGGTGCCGGGCGTGATGCTGGTGGTGGGCGTGGCGATCATATTCGCGCTGCTGATCGCCTGGCAACTGCAGCGCCCTGTCCGGGACATGGCCAACGCCGCCGAGCTGCTGTCGCGGCAGCGCGAGGTGCCGCCTTTGCGCGAACGCGGGCCGCGTGAGCTAAGGCAGTTGATCGAGCGCTTCAACCGTATGGTGGCTGACCTGGCGCGCATCGATCAGGAGCGCAATACGATGCTGGCGGGCATCGCGCATGACCTGAAGACGCCGCTGGCGCGGCTGCGGCTGCGCGCGGAGATGATGTCCGACCCCAAGGCCGCGGCGGGGGTCACGCGTGATGTGGATTCGATGCAGGCGATCGTTGAGCAGTTCTTGAGCTTCGCGCAGACCAGCGAGTCGACGGCACGGCCGGTGCCGGTGGACCGGCGGGTCAACGAACTGGCGGCTTCGCTTGCCGAGCAGGAACGGCAGGTAGTGTTGTCGCTGGGTGCGGGGGACGGGTTCCGCATGATTGCCACGCAGCTGGACCGGATCATTGGCAACCTGGTTGACAATGCCTATGCCTATGGCAAGCCGCCTGTTTGCATCGCCACGACGCGTACGGCTGACGGTTACGTGCTGGTGGTCGAAGACCAGGGGGCCGGGATTCCTGAAGAGGACAAGGAGCGCGTCACATTGCCGTTCGTGCGGCTCGATCCCGCTCGGGGCGGCAATGCGCATTCCGGGTTGGGGCTGGCGATCGTGGATCGGCTGGTGCGGCAGGCTGGGGGGAAGCTCAATCTGGTCAATGCCGACGGGGGTGGGTTCAGGGTTGAGATGGTTTTTGGGGTGGTGGCTTGA